The Primulina tabacum isolate GXHZ01 chromosome 7, ASM2559414v2, whole genome shotgun sequence genome includes a window with the following:
- the LOC142550888 gene encoding uncharacterized protein LOC142550888, translated as MACTTAMKQCRPWMRRAPLFQAAANRNLATSATAAGRASGNNSGFWRIAKSGDFAPVWMVAGMVCVAGCIGIHTATQQLTRSPSVQVTKKMRESVPEVEIPDAVLGSAEKFIDRSFLRKVAHIQDNYKDQQDSPTQSIFTRSRDIESLKSVGVRP; from the exons ATGGCATGTACTACTGCTATG AAACAATGCAGACCATGGATGCGCCGTGCTCCACTATTCCAGGCCGCGGCTAACAGGAATTTGGCCACATCCGCCACAGCAGCTGGTAGGGCCTCCGGTAACAACAGCGGGTTTTGGAGGATAGCGAAGAGTGGTGATTTTGCACCGGTATGGATGGTGGCTGGGATGGTCTGTGTAGCAGGATGCATCGGAATCCACACGGCAACGCAACAGCTGACGCGATCTCCATCGGTGCAGGTGACGAAGAAGATGAGGGAGAGCGTGCCGGAGGTGGAAATCCCCGATGCCGTGCTGGGATCGGCCGAGAAATTCATAGACAGGTCGTTTCTTCGTAAGGTTGCGCATATCCAGGACAATTACAAGGATCAGCAGGATAGCCCAACTCAGTCGATTTTCACTCG ATCTCGTGATATTGAGAGTTTGAAATCGGTTGGGGTCCGTCCATGA